The proteins below are encoded in one region of Pomacea canaliculata isolate SZHN2017 linkage group LG7, ASM307304v1, whole genome shotgun sequence:
- the LOC112568745 gene encoding ATP synthase subunit g, mitochondrial-like: protein MRIPTYFPSSKMASKVIPAIARLGGSVVSTGTNAVKYAKPRLQTFWTYAKVELKPPTFSEMPQVQESINSLIVAARQKKWKQLTVKEAWLNTLVGAEIMFCFFIGEVLGRRSLVGYYIPGAVHYEAVI, encoded by the exons ATGCGCATTCCAACCTACTTCCCAAGTTCCAAAATGGCGTCGAAGGTCATACCGGCAATTGCGAGATTGGGAGGATCTGTTGTTTCAACGGGAACCAACGCTGTCAAAT ATGCCAAACCTCGTCTACAGACTTTCTGGACGTATGCAAAAGTGGAGCTGAAGCCACCAACATTCAGTGAGATGCCACAAGTACAGGAGTCTATAAACTCACTGATTGTGGCTGCAAGgcaaaaaaaatggaaacagttGACTGTTAAG GAAGCATGGTTGAACACACTTGTTGGGGCTGAGATAATGTTCTGTTTCTTCATCGGGGAGGTCTTAGGACGTCGAAGCTTGGTTGGATACTACATCCCAGGAGCAGTTCATTATGAAGCTGTTATTTAA